In Romboutsia lituseburensis, a genomic segment contains:
- a CDS encoding ATP-binding protein: MNDGKIRDILMKYEQRRDLDELELENRKKEVYARIPEIQNIEDEISKIGLKLAKAVLLDPNSREKIVNESKEKITELKSKKDELLIKYGVPSDYLEIKYSCDNCKDTGFLTNGHKCKCFKQEIINEAYRMSNLDRVLNNENFANFNFDIFSPVRPEGAKMSPRENMLDIFSICEKFVLDFDKDNEENLLFYGSTGLGKTYMCNCIAKDLLDRGYVVIYQTSFRILEIIEDYKFRKDPNNKLADQNYKNLFDCDLLIIDDLGTELNNSFTSGEIFNIVNTRLVAGKKIIISTNLTPAQLGKVYTQRTLSRILDKFRITKFVGNDLRWERYK; the protein is encoded by the coding sequence ATGAACGATGGCAAGATTAGAGATATACTTATGAAATATGAACAAAGAAGAGATCTCGATGAACTTGAGTTAGAAAATAGAAAAAAAGAAGTATATGCAAGAATACCTGAAATACAAAATATTGAGGATGAAATATCTAAAATTGGATTAAAACTTGCTAAAGCAGTATTATTAGATCCTAATTCTAGAGAAAAAATAGTTAATGAATCTAAAGAAAAGATAACTGAACTTAAATCTAAAAAAGATGAATTACTTATTAAATATGGCGTTCCTTCAGATTATCTAGAAATTAAATATTCTTGTGATAACTGTAAAGATACTGGTTTTTTAACAAATGGTCACAAATGTAAATGCTTCAAACAAGAAATTATCAATGAGGCGTACAGGATGTCTAACTTAGATAGGGTTTTAAATAACGAAAATTTTGCTAATTTTAATTTTGATATATTTTCACCTGTTAGACCAGAAGGTGCTAAAATGTCACCCAGAGAAAATATGTTAGATATATTCTCTATTTGCGAGAAATTTGTACTTGATTTTGATAAAGATAATGAAGAGAATTTATTATTCTATGGTTCTACAGGTTTAGGAAAAACTTATATGTGTAACTGCATAGCTAAGGATTTACTAGATAGAGGTTATGTTGTTATTTATCAGACTTCATTTAGAATACTAGAGATTATAGAGGATTATAAATTTAGAAAAGATCCTAATAATAAATTAGCTGATCAAAATTATAAAAATCTATTTGACTGTGATTTACTTATTATAGATGACTTAGGAACTGAACTTAATAATTCATTTACAAGTGGTGAAATATTTAATATCGTTAATACTAGATTAGTTGCTGGAAAAAAAATAATAATCTCAACAAACCTAACACCTGCCCAACTTGGAAAAGTTTATACTCAAAGAACTTTATCTAGGATTTTGGATAAATTTAGAATAACTAAATTTGTTGGTAATGATTTAAGATGGGAAAGATATAAGTAG
- a CDS encoding pentapeptide repeat-containing protein: protein MAKKIKIQSPKIPKELEVTNDIIDKIWEEEKIEDKIIENTTIQSISEVRVRFNTCVFKNVNFDDCDFRKIDMIDVIFDNCNLSNINFGDSGIYRVEFRNCKLTGARFDDSILKSVVFKETKGLYSNFSFSKIKGVSFIESDFQGSVFQDVENETLTIESTNFNSVVFSGISLDGVDFSTCSIEGVEVGLKDLHGGKFTVAQALELSKLMGITIV from the coding sequence ATGGCTAAAAAAATAAAAATTCAAAGCCCAAAAATTCCAAAAGAATTAGAAGTAACAAATGATATAATAGATAAAATTTGGGAAGAAGAGAAAATAGAAGATAAAATTATAGAAAATACGACAATACAATCAATTTCAGAAGTAAGAGTTAGGTTTAACACATGTGTATTTAAAAATGTAAATTTTGATGATTGTGATTTTAGAAAAATAGATATGATTGATGTAATATTTGATAATTGTAATTTATCTAATATTAATTTTGGAGATAGCGGAATATATAGAGTTGAATTTAGAAATTGTAAATTAACTGGTGCGAGATTTGATGATTCTATTTTAAAAAGTGTAGTTTTTAAAGAAACTAAAGGACTTTATTCTAATTTTTCATTTTCAAAGATAAAAGGTGTTAGTTTTATAGAATCTGATTTTCAAGGATCTGTATTTCAGGATGTAGAAAATGAAACTTTAACAATAGAGTCGACAAATTTTAATAGTGTTGTGTTTAGTGGAATTTCTTTAGATGGAGTTGATTTTTCAACATGTAGTATAGAAGGCGTAGAAGTTGGGTTAAAAGATCTTCATGGAGGGAAATTTACAGTAGCTCAGGCTTTAGAATTGAGTAAATTAATGGGGATAACTATCGTATAG